A window of Macrococcus sp. 19Msa1099 genomic DNA:
CGGTAAACAAAGTCCAAAGTCGGTATCTCAACAGCCTGTAGCTCCTAGTGCCATTCCCATTAATGGGGATGCCGGCAGTGGATTTAACCCACCACGTGAGATGACATTGAATGAGATTAAAGAGACGATAGAACGCTTTGTAACTACTGCAGTAATCGCTAAGAAAGCAGGATTTACAGGTGTTCAGATACATGGGGCTCACGGTTATTTAGTGAGTCAGTTCTTATCAGCAAGGGATAACCGTCGCTTTGATGAATACGGGGGGACACTAGATAAACGAATGAAGTTCTTAGTGGAAATCTATACGGGTATGCGCAAGGCGTTAGGTGAAGAGTTTCCGATCAGCTTAAAGATCAATTCAACGGACTTTAGTGACAAAGGGTTCTCCCTAGAAGATTCTATCACTGTAATCAAGAAGATGGATGAACTCGGAATCGATCATATCGAAATTTCAGGTGGAGATTATGAGAAGCCGGAAATGATGGGTGACGGAGAAGTATACTTCCTGGACTATGCAAAGAAAGTAAGTGATATGGTAGAGGTGCCGATTTCTGTGATTGGAGGGTTCCGTAAGCAGCAAAGCATGATCGATGCCATCACAGAGACGAACGTATCAATGATCGGTATTGGACGTCCGCTTGTACTGAATCCTGAGCTTCCAAATCAGCTGCGTGAAGGAACGTATGAGGATGTTACTTTACCAAGACTGACGACCAAGGTTAAAGCCCTGGATAAAATGATTGGAGGCTTTGTTGGCTTAGCGTACTACGAACAGCAGATCAGAAGATTAGGCAATAACCAGGCGCCTG
This region includes:
- a CDS encoding NADH:flavin oxidoreductase/NADH oxidase family protein, producing MTVEKLFEPLELSNGVTIKNRLYKGAMSEGMADDNHRPTEALVNAYQHWADGGIGMALTGNVMVDRRYLGEPGNVVVEDERDLDILKRWAEAGKRNNSHIWMQINHPGKQSPKSVSQQPVAPSAIPINGDAGSGFNPPREMTLNEIKETIERFVTTAVIAKKAGFTGVQIHGAHGYLVSQFLSARDNRRFDEYGGTLDKRMKFLVEIYTGMRKALGEEFPISLKINSTDFSDKGFSLEDSITVIKKMDELGIDHIEISGGDYEKPEMMGDGEVYFLDYAKKVSDMVEVPISVIGGFRKQQSMIDAITETNVSMIGIGRPLVLNPELPNQLREGTYEDVTLPRLTTKVKALDKMIGGFVGLAYYEQQIRRLGNNQAPVVHTNAWSPLFELAKTHGAKAFSKRRR